The following coding sequences lie in one Allochromatium vinosum DSM 180 genomic window:
- a CDS encoding leucyl aminopeptidase, with protein sequence MEFKIKTGALATHKTPCLVLGIFEKRKLSGPAERIDEASDGHLSRLLKKGDIEGEAGQTLMLYDLPGVTAERVLLIGLGKKKDFTRANYRKALAAATTLLQQSGAGEATLALPETLPNTLDLYTSVRDAVVTVEDKVYRYSRTKDDTRAPKTPLKRLNLWIGKKSEAAQAERAAHHGQAMAEGIRLARELGNLPGNLCTPSYLADQARALGEQYPKLEVEVLEEDQMAELGMGALLSVSRGSRQPAKLIVMHYRGASKETKPLVLVGKGLTFDAGGISLKPAAEMDEMKYDMAGGAAVIGALRAACELELPIHLIGVVPASENLPDGAANKPGDIVTSLSGQTIEILNTDAEGRLILCDALTYCERFDPEIVVDLATLTGACVVALGKHPAGLFTTDDRLAAELLAAGEAAGDRAWRLPLWDEYQSQLDSNFADMANVGGRDGGAITAACFLARFTKKYRWAHLDIAGITWLTGKEKGGTGRPVALLTHWLLERAGQG encoded by the coding sequence ATGGAGTTCAAGATCAAGACCGGCGCTCTCGCCACCCACAAGACCCCCTGTCTGGTACTCGGGATCTTCGAGAAACGCAAGCTCTCAGGGCCGGCCGAGCGGATCGACGAGGCCAGCGACGGTCATCTGAGCCGGCTGCTCAAGAAGGGCGACATCGAGGGCGAGGCCGGCCAGACGCTGATGCTCTACGACCTGCCCGGCGTGACCGCCGAGCGCGTGCTCCTGATCGGGCTGGGCAAGAAGAAAGACTTCACCCGCGCCAACTATCGCAAGGCGCTGGCGGCGGCCACCACCCTGCTGCAACAGAGCGGCGCCGGCGAGGCGACCCTGGCTCTCCCGGAGACCCTGCCGAATACGCTCGATCTCTACACCAGCGTGCGCGATGCCGTGGTGACGGTCGAGGACAAAGTCTACCGTTACAGCCGCACCAAGGACGACACGCGCGCGCCCAAGACCCCGCTCAAGCGCCTGAACCTCTGGATCGGCAAGAAGTCCGAAGCCGCCCAGGCCGAGCGCGCCGCGCATCATGGTCAGGCGATGGCCGAGGGCATCCGGCTGGCGCGCGAACTCGGCAACCTGCCCGGCAACCTCTGCACCCCGAGCTATCTGGCCGATCAGGCCCGCGCGCTCGGTGAGCAGTATCCCAAGCTCGAGGTCGAGGTGCTGGAAGAAGACCAGATGGCCGAGCTGGGCATGGGCGCCCTGCTCTCGGTCTCGCGCGGCAGCCGTCAGCCGGCCAAGCTGATCGTCATGCACTATCGCGGCGCGTCCAAAGAGACCAAACCGCTGGTGCTGGTCGGCAAGGGACTGACCTTCGATGCAGGCGGCATCTCGCTCAAGCCTGCCGCCGAAATGGACGAGATGAAGTACGACATGGCCGGCGGCGCGGCGGTCATCGGCGCCCTGCGCGCCGCCTGCGAGCTGGAGCTGCCCATCCATCTGATCGGCGTGGTGCCGGCTTCCGAGAACCTGCCCGACGGCGCGGCCAACAAGCCGGGCGACATCGTCACCAGTCTCTCGGGCCAGACCATCGAGATCCTCAACACCGACGCCGAGGGGCGGCTCATCCTCTGTGATGCCCTGACCTATTGCGAGCGCTTCGACCCCGAGATCGTCGTCGATCTGGCGACCCTGACCGGCGCCTGCGTGGTCGCGCTCGGCAAGCATCCGGCCGGACTCTTCACCACCGACGACCGGCTCGCCGCCGAACTCCTGGCCGCCGGCGAGGCGGCGGGCGATCGCGCCTGGCGTCTGCCGCTGTGGGACGAGTATCAGAGCCAGCTCGACAGCAATTTCGCCGACATGGCCAATGTCGGCGGACGCGACGGCGGGGCCATCACCGCCGCCTGCTTCCTCGCGCGCTTCACCAAGAAATATCGGTGGGCGCATCTGGACATCGCCGGTATCACCTGGTTGACCGGCAAGGAGAAGGGTGGCACCGGACGCCCGGTGGCGCTGCTCACGCACTGGTTGCTGGAGCGCGCCGGACAAGGCTAG
- the lptG gene encoding LPS export ABC transporter permease LptG, producing MRILDRYLAWAVMSGTLLTLAGLLPLMGVFILSDELDAIGTERYGLAEAMLFTLLSLPRYLYQLFPIATLIGALIGLGTLASRSELVAMRAAGISVGRLVRAALLGGLVLATIAVVLGELVAPIAEQRAVELRRLALSGEAAQLTPYGFWAIDDGAYVNIREIRSGTSLRDIDIYRVDAAAGTLEASHAEGARYEDGRWVLEGIALSRVDGEGVQVERVEHAEWDSMLDPGLLKVVVADPRALPVWGLYKYIRFMSVNKQDASAYEIAFWSKVLHPVLTLSMILIAIPMLLGSSRSTGMGRRMLAGILVGLVYYLVSRTFAYLALLFGMNAFLAAIAPPVLFIGAAMLLLRRVG from the coding sequence ATGCGGATTCTGGATCGTTATCTGGCCTGGGCGGTGATGAGCGGCACGCTGCTGACGCTCGCCGGACTGCTGCCGCTGATGGGCGTCTTCATCCTGTCGGACGAACTCGACGCCATCGGCACCGAGCGCTACGGTCTGGCCGAGGCCATGCTGTTCACGCTCCTGAGCCTGCCGCGCTATCTCTATCAACTCTTTCCGATCGCGACCCTGATCGGCGCGCTCATCGGCCTGGGCACACTGGCCAGCCGCTCGGAGCTGGTCGCCATGCGCGCGGCCGGAATCTCGGTCGGGCGTCTGGTGCGCGCGGCCCTGCTCGGCGGGCTGGTGCTGGCGACTATCGCCGTGGTGCTCGGCGAACTGGTCGCGCCCATCGCCGAACAGCGTGCCGTCGAACTGCGGCGTCTGGCGCTCTCGGGCGAGGCGGCGCAACTGACGCCCTATGGCTTCTGGGCCATCGACGATGGCGCCTATGTCAACATCCGCGAGATCCGCTCCGGGACCAGTCTGCGTGACATCGACATCTATCGGGTGGATGCCGCCGCCGGCACACTGGAAGCGAGTCACGCCGAGGGCGCGCGCTACGAAGATGGGCGCTGGGTGCTGGAGGGGATCGCCCTCAGCCGTGTCGATGGCGAAGGCGTGCAGGTCGAGCGCGTCGAGCACGCCGAGTGGGATTCGATGCTCGATCCGGGTCTGCTCAAGGTGGTGGTGGCCGACCCGCGCGCGTTGCCGGTGTGGGGACTCTACAAGTACATCCGCTTCATGTCGGTCAACAAGCAGGATGCCAGCGCCTACGAGATCGCCTTCTGGAGCAAGGTGCTGCATCCGGTGCTGACGCTGTCGATGATCCTGATCGCCATCCCGATGCTGCTCGGTTCCTCGCGCAGCACCGGGATGGGCCGGCGGATGCTGGCCGGCATCCTGGTCGGTCTGGTCTACTATCTGGTCAGCCGCACCTTCGCCTATCTGGCGCTGCTGTTCGGGATGAACGCCTTCCTGGCCGCCATCGCCCCGCCCGTGCTCTTCATCGGCGCGGCCATGCTCCTGCTCAGGCGGGTGGGCTGA
- a CDS encoding RDD family protein: protein MSFDLSKAQKPSIFRRIGAFLYDVLLLIAVLMVAVGLVVVPYGVITGEELHKHYLLLEQLYLLLVTGAFYVYFWTHGGQTLGMKAWRLQVVAQDGEAVGVNAAVKRFVWSILSLIPAGLGLWWSLFNRQGLAWHDSRSNTRVVLLPKSA, encoded by the coding sequence ATGTCATTCGACCTCTCGAAAGCTCAGAAGCCTTCTATTTTCCGCCGTATCGGCGCTTTCCTCTATGACGTGCTGCTGCTCATCGCCGTATTGATGGTCGCCGTCGGCCTCGTCGTCGTCCCCTATGGCGTCATCACGGGTGAAGAGTTGCACAAGCACTACCTGCTGTTGGAGCAGCTCTATCTGCTGCTGGTCACCGGCGCGTTCTATGTCTATTTCTGGACCCACGGCGGTCAGACGCTGGGCATGAAGGCGTGGCGCCTCCAGGTCGTGGCGCAGGATGGCGAGGCGGTCGGTGTCAATGCCGCCGTCAAGCGCTTCGTCTGGTCGATCCTGAGCCTGATCCCGGCGGGCCTGGGACTGTGGTGGAGCCTGTTCAACCGTCAGGGCCTGGCCTGGCACGACAGCCGGTCCAATACCCGCGTCGTGCTGCTGCCGAAGAGCGCCTGA
- a CDS encoding PAS domain-containing sensor histidine kinase gives MPWIAIVVGLATGIAIWTVLDQIQTRQVDKIFDQELQIQLDLRARESLIRFDRYLSSYGATTRLLANYRKLSEYLEPLFWSDDEAIDPVIYKDFRPQWLPDFFERDALAPPSHVLLTDPHGRVREIFQAGSDPVPAEMAIQVPTQLLDRHDIRTVIDRLGERLYLITSDAAEDAGGYHMGYLLVLVPVDATFLAASQRGVDVGRASVALVDSDEQRILASLDPSLIPIDSFLSDWSATHVITSQSLPEYEGSDSNLLFATFVPQSRVERMSRHVRIFERRQRFYAAAVFVIVFTGLIYLVSSRLNKVLKRMTRFSQRALGIPEPGFQRGGNQLVLLEDWIQHFTQLVLKAREEMSRRHQAAMRESEALKAAMMEASLDAIVTLDHSGRVIEYNPAAERLFGVGRPFALGAVFVERFLPDVARPAFKRLLDRSRHRHREPLGRGELIALHADGAEIPVEISIAPIERVGERFFTLYIHDISSRKQAEQEIKSLARFASESPHPILRVNAAGLIVYANNASRPLLRAWNADPGEPLPEDWGTAVAAALETAQPLERELEAGGQVYSLLLAPIRDLGYVNLYARDITAVRRAEQESRQHQAELVHVCRLSTMGEVATGMAHELNQPLSAIVNYANGCVRRLQGGQGQPEELVGAMNQITAQAKRASEIIKRLRALVGKQPPARAEADLNHLVREVCSFLEFETSRVGVAIELELSAEAIPVCVDLVQVEQVLLNLVGNALDALEERPESERRLRICTELEDDWAQVAVADSGPGIEPEHLKRLFDPFVTTKEGGMGMGLAISQTIVENHEGRIWAESVLGHGSTFHLRLPLALPVQEGAGTRANVLEPID, from the coding sequence ATGCCCTGGATCGCAATCGTCGTCGGTTTGGCGACCGGAATCGCCATCTGGACCGTGCTCGATCAGATTCAGACACGTCAGGTCGACAAGATCTTCGACCAGGAGCTCCAGATTCAGCTCGACTTGCGCGCGAGAGAGAGCCTGATCCGCTTCGATCGCTATCTGTCCAGCTACGGCGCCACGACCCGATTGCTGGCCAACTACCGCAAGCTCTCGGAATATCTCGAACCCCTGTTCTGGTCCGACGACGAGGCGATCGATCCGGTCATCTATAAGGACTTTCGTCCGCAGTGGCTGCCTGACTTCTTCGAGCGCGATGCACTCGCGCCGCCCAGTCATGTGCTCTTGACCGATCCTCATGGGCGCGTGCGCGAGATCTTCCAAGCGGGTTCGGACCCCGTACCGGCGGAGATGGCCATCCAGGTACCGACCCAGTTGCTCGACCGTCACGACATCCGTACCGTGATCGACCGTCTCGGCGAGCGGCTCTATCTGATCACGAGCGATGCGGCCGAGGATGCCGGCGGTTATCACATGGGCTATCTGCTGGTCCTGGTGCCGGTCGACGCGACCTTCCTGGCGGCCTCGCAACGCGGCGTCGATGTCGGGCGCGCCTCGGTGGCCCTGGTCGACAGCGACGAGCAACGCATCCTGGCCAGTCTCGATCCGAGCCTCATCCCCATCGACTCGTTCCTGAGCGACTGGAGCGCGACCCATGTCATCACCTCGCAGTCGCTGCCCGAATACGAGGGTTCGGACTCCAATCTGCTGTTCGCCACCTTCGTGCCCCAGTCGCGCGTGGAACGGATGTCACGGCATGTGCGCATCTTCGAGCGCCGTCAGCGTTTCTATGCCGCCGCCGTGTTCGTGATCGTGTTCACGGGGCTGATCTATCTGGTCTCATCGCGCCTGAACAAGGTGCTCAAGCGCATGACTCGCTTTTCGCAGCGCGCGCTCGGCATCCCGGAACCCGGTTTTCAGCGTGGCGGCAATCAGCTGGTGCTGCTGGAGGACTGGATCCAGCACTTCACTCAGCTGGTGCTCAAGGCGCGTGAGGAGATGAGCCGGCGCCATCAGGCGGCGATGCGCGAGAGCGAGGCGCTCAAGGCGGCCATGATGGAGGCGTCGCTCGACGCCATCGTCACCCTCGATCACAGCGGGCGGGTGATCGAATACAATCCGGCCGCCGAGCGGCTGTTCGGGGTCGGGCGGCCCTTTGCGCTCGGCGCGGTCTTCGTCGAGCGCTTCCTGCCCGATGTCGCCCGACCGGCGTTCAAGCGGCTGCTCGATCGCTCGCGCCATCGTCATCGCGAACCGCTCGGGCGGGGTGAGTTGATCGCGTTGCACGCCGATGGCGCCGAGATTCCGGTCGAGATCTCGATCGCGCCCATCGAGCGGGTCGGCGAGCGGTTCTTCACCCTCTACATCCACGATATCAGCAGCCGCAAGCAGGCCGAGCAGGAGATCAAGAGTCTGGCCCGCTTCGCCAGCGAGAGTCCGCATCCGATCCTGCGCGTCAACGCCGCCGGGCTGATCGTCTATGCCAACAATGCCAGCCGTCCGCTGTTGCGCGCCTGGAACGCCGATCCGGGCGAGCCGTTGCCCGAGGACTGGGGCACGGCGGTCGCCGCTGCCCTGGAGACCGCCCAGCCGCTGGAGCGCGAACTGGAGGCCGGCGGGCAGGTCTATTCACTGTTGCTGGCGCCGATCCGCGATCTCGGGTATGTCAACCTCTATGCGCGCGACATCACGGCCGTGCGCCGCGCCGAGCAGGAGTCGCGTCAGCATCAGGCCGAACTGGTCCATGTCTGTCGGCTGAGCACCATGGGCGAAGTGGCCACCGGCATGGCGCACGAGCTCAACCAGCCGCTCTCGGCGATCGTCAACTATGCCAACGGTTGTGTGCGGCGGTTGCAGGGCGGCCAGGGACAGCCCGAGGAACTGGTCGGGGCCATGAACCAGATCACCGCTCAGGCCAAGCGTGCCAGCGAGATCATCAAGCGTCTGCGCGCCCTGGTCGGCAAGCAGCCGCCGGCGCGCGCCGAGGCCGATCTCAACCATCTGGTGCGTGAGGTGTGCTCCTTCCTGGAGTTCGAGACCAGCCGGGTCGGGGTCGCGATCGAGCTGGAGTTGAGTGCCGAGGCGATTCCGGTCTGTGTCGATCTGGTCCAGGTCGAGCAGGTGCTGCTCAATCTGGTCGGCAACGCGCTCGATGCGCTGGAGGAGCGGCCTGAGTCCGAGCGTCGGCTCCGGATTTGCACCGAGCTGGAAGACGACTGGGCGCAGGTGGCTGTCGCCGACAGCGGGCCTGGGATCGAACCCGAGCACCTGAAGCGTCTCTTCGACCCCTTCGTCACCACCAAGGAGGGCGGCATGGGGATGGGGCTGGCCATCAGCCAGACCATCGTCGAGAATCACGAGGGACGTATCTGGGCCGAGTCCGTGCTGGGGCATGGCTCGACCTTTCATCTGCGCCTGCCGCTTGCGCTACCCGTCCAGGAGGGCGCGGGCACGCGGGCGAACGTGCTGGAACCCATTGATTGA
- a CDS encoding response regulator transcription factor, translating into MTAEANAIVFIVDDDQAMRTSLQWLIESTGMSVKTYDSADAFLADYYPGRAGCLLLDVRMPGMSGLELQAYLAREGFRIPVILITGHGDVAMAVRAMKAGAMDFIEKPFHDEDLLRSLRNALDHDQKTRANRLARADIAMRLAELTPREHEVMAMVTDGKSNKEIAAALGVSAKTVEAHRARVMEKMRAESLAELVRMALIAAPEALV; encoded by the coding sequence ATGACTGCCGAAGCCAACGCCATTGTATTCATCGTCGACGACGACCAGGCCATGCGCACCTCGCTGCAATGGCTGATCGAGTCGACCGGGATGTCGGTCAAGACCTATGACTCGGCCGATGCCTTCCTGGCCGACTATTATCCCGGCCGTGCCGGCTGCCTGCTGCTGGACGTGCGCATGCCGGGCATGAGCGGTCTGGAGCTGCAAGCCTATCTGGCGCGCGAGGGGTTCCGGATCCCGGTCATCCTCATCACCGGGCATGGCGACGTGGCCATGGCGGTGCGCGCCATGAAAGCCGGAGCCATGGACTTCATCGAAAAGCCCTTCCATGACGAGGATCTGTTGCGCAGCCTCCGCAACGCGCTCGACCATGATCAGAAGACGCGGGCCAATCGTCTGGCGCGTGCCGACATCGCCATGCGTCTGGCCGAGCTGACGCCGCGCGAGCACGAGGTCATGGCCATGGTCACGGACGGCAAGTCGAACAAGGAGATCGCCGCCGCGCTCGGGGTGAGCGCCAAGACGGTCGAGGCGCATCGCGCGCGGGTGATGGAGAAGATGCGCGCCGAGTCGCTGGCCGAGCTGGTGCGCATGGCGCTGATCGCCGCGCCTGAGGCGTTGGTCTGA
- a CDS encoding TonB-dependent receptor, which produces MSGTARASDDSRSDLAGYDTVTLTLSWFNVGAQGLDLRLGLTNLLGETVRSPAPALTYDEDYPLVDERTLWVQLSYALP; this is translated from the coding sequence ATGTCGGGGACCGCGCGCGCGAGCGATGACTCCCGAAGCGATCTGGCCGGCTACGACACTGTGACGCTCACGCTCAGCTGGTTCAACGTCGGCGCCCAGGGGCTAGATCTGCGCCTCGGGTTGACCAATCTGCTGGGCGAGACGGTCCGATCGCCCGCGCCGGCGCTGACCTACGACGAGGACTACCCGCTGGTGGACGAGCGCACCCTGTGGGTGCAGCTCTCGTATGCGCTACCCTAA
- a CDS encoding TonB-dependent receptor plug domain-containing protein has translation MQWGDEGIAQTKSVIQAGYAFSLSDQSRAELKVHWHEGWLDSDQRLAPAGLPALGIGAIMPEDSRQKLHTHSNRIQLDAALDWEGWTDHRMRFEVSVAEDKMLDAWWAFNIDLLTLEPLPFMRRYSGELGFIDPEASRTIRSVVFQDQWSARPDLDLTLGVRYDAYSDVGDNVSPRLAAVWRVTDQHVLKAQVASAFFPPSLLQRHIQSFLPVIETARDPETTRTAELAYIFRRADTVGRASAYYSRLYDLITASGSSWVNLGEARTQGVELEWLQAFGRRFKLQANLSYADTLNYETGGPIPGAANWLGNLSLFYYLAPDVLLAGRWNHVGDRARER, from the coding sequence ATGCAATGGGGAGACGAAGGAATCGCACAGACGAAGTCGGTCATTCAGGCCGGCTATGCGTTCTCGTTGAGCGATCAATCGCGTGCCGAGTTGAAGGTGCATTGGCATGAGGGTTGGCTGGATTCCGATCAGCGCCTGGCTCCGGCCGGTTTGCCGGCTCTGGGCATCGGTGCCATCATGCCGGAGGATTCGCGCCAAAAGCTCCATACCCATTCGAACCGCATCCAGCTGGACGCCGCGCTCGATTGGGAGGGCTGGACGGATCACCGGATGCGCTTCGAAGTCAGTGTCGCCGAAGACAAAATGCTCGATGCCTGGTGGGCTTTCAATATAGACCTGCTCACCCTGGAACCGCTGCCGTTCATGCGCCGTTACTCAGGCGAACTCGGCTTCATCGACCCGGAGGCGTCGCGCACCATCCGGAGTGTCGTTTTCCAGGATCAATGGTCTGCCCGCCCCGATCTCGACCTGACCCTGGGCGTGCGCTATGACGCCTATAGCGACGTGGGCGACAATGTCTCCCCCCGTCTGGCCGCCGTCTGGCGCGTAACGGATCAGCATGTGCTCAAGGCGCAAGTCGCGAGCGCCTTTTTCCCGCCCTCCCTGCTCCAGCGCCATATCCAGAGTTTTCTGCCTGTGATCGAGACGGCTCGCGATCCGGAAACCACCCGCACGGCGGAACTCGCCTACATCTTCCGGCGTGCCGATACGGTCGGGCGCGCTTCGGCCTACTACTCCAGGCTGTACGACCTGATCACCGCGAGCGGAAGCAGCTGGGTGAACCTCGGCGAAGCGCGCACGCAAGGCGTCGAGCTCGAGTGGCTACAAGCGTTTGGACGCCGGTTCAAGCTGCAAGCCAACCTGAGCTACGCCGACACCCTGAATTACGAGACCGGCGGACCGATTCCGGGGGCCGCGAACTGGCTGGGCAACCTGAGCCTGTTCTATTACCTGGCTCCTGACGTGTTGCTGGCCGGACGCTGGAATCATGTCGGGGACCGCGCGCGCGAGCGATGA
- a CDS encoding transposase — protein sequence MTTSMLKDSLESLQHFRQRLYEHLGARRDASLNLLDSLCANTQARSVVELSLNPAFERDYTSLYAAIEAFTPEPTARDPSPSTGLSALVSEQIPAPSPARPFWLLGVDTTPNPRPFAATLADRGVVYQPNPAPGNKPIAVGHHYSVVAALPERSRCHPPWVVPLQARRVASNTTATAVAASQMAAVLADPAQPYATALSVQVADSHYSHAAYLHALSAFSNHVVIARSAGNRVYSRAPPATDGACGHPIWYGEAFRLADPETWGSPCQSAEWPDQTASGRAIRLTLERWDDLLMRGHRDSPMQDHPFDVVRCRVFDAQTGRALFKRPLWLIVMGQRRAELSLQQIEQAYRQRFDLEHFFRFGKHPLLLDRFQTPDLTHEEHWWPLVCLAYVQLWLAAPLASDLPRPWERFLPKPLADTRLSPARVQRDFARLIRQIGTPARATKRRGISPGRVTGTPGQRRARLPIVFKRQPRLTATA from the coding sequence ATGACCACTTCCATGTTGAAAGATAGCCTGGAATCGCTCCAGCATTTCCGTCAACGCCTCTACGAGCACCTTGGCGCGCGCCGTGACGCCAGCCTCAATCTACTCGATAGCCTGTGCGCCAACACTCAGGCGCGTTCGGTGGTCGAGCTGAGTTTGAACCCGGCCTTCGAGCGCGATTACACCAGCCTCTACGCCGCGATCGAGGCGTTCACGCCGGAGCCGACGGCGCGCGATCCGTCCCCGTCGACGGGGTTGTCGGCCTTGGTGTCTGAACAGATTCCGGCGCCTTCGCCAGCGCGTCCATTCTGGCTGTTGGGGGTGGACACCACGCCGAATCCACGCCCGTTCGCCGCGACCTTGGCCGATCGTGGGGTGGTCTACCAGCCCAATCCGGCTCCGGGCAACAAACCGATCGCTGTTGGGCATCACTATTCGGTGGTGGCCGCCTTGCCGGAACGCTCCCGCTGCCATCCTCCGTGGGTCGTACCGCTCCAGGCGCGGCGCGTGGCCAGCAACACCACCGCCACCGCCGTGGCGGCCTCACAGATGGCCGCTGTGCTGGCCGATCCCGCCCAACCCTATGCGACGGCGTTGAGCGTGCAGGTGGCCGACTCCCACTACAGCCACGCGGCGTATCTGCATGCGCTCAGTGCCTTCTCCAATCATGTCGTCATCGCCCGTAGCGCCGGCAACCGCGTCTACTCTCGCGCCCCGCCCGCCACCGACGGCGCGTGCGGGCATCCGATCTGGTATGGCGAGGCCTTTCGCCTCGCCGACCCCGAGACCTGGGGGAGTCCCTGCCAGAGCGCCGAATGGCCTGATCAGACCGCCTCCGGACGGGCCATTCGCCTCACACTGGAGCGCTGGGACGACCTGTTGATGCGCGGACATCGTGACAGCCCGATGCAGGACCACCCCTTCGATGTGGTCCGTTGCCGTGTCTTCGACGCCCAGACCGGGCGCGCGCTCTTCAAGCGCCCACTCTGGCTGATCGTGATGGGCCAACGCCGCGCCGAACTGTCCCTGCAACAGATTGAACAGGCCTACCGCCAACGCTTCGATCTGGAGCACTTCTTCCGCTTCGGCAAACACCCCCTGCTCCTCGATCGCTTTCAAACCCCCGACCTCACCCACGAAGAGCACTGGTGGCCGCTCGTCTGCCTGGCCTATGTCCAGTTATGGCTCGCCGCCCCGCTGGCCAGCGATCTGCCCAGACCTTGGGAGCGTTTCCTCCCCAAACCGCTCGCCGACACCCGCCTCTCACCCGCGCGTGTGCAGCGCGACTTCGCACGCCTTATTCGTCAGATCGGCACACCGGCCCGCGCCACCAAACGCCGGGGTATCTCCCCAGGCCGGGTCACAGGGACGCCAGGCCAGAGACGGGCACGACTCCCGATCGTCTTCAAGCGCCAACCGAGGCTCACCGCGACGGCTTGA
- the iscB gene encoding RNA-guided endonuclease IscB, translating to MAVFVLDKQKHPLMPCTEKRARLLLERGRAVVVRLAPFTIRLKDRIGGALQPLRLKLDPGSRVTGLALVRESETCDADTGAVERLEHGLWFGELAHRGQAIRETLGQRRHLRRARRSRKTRYRAARFLNRTRRTGWLPPSVQHRVESTVNWVKRLRRLAPITALSQELVRFDTQALQNPEISGVEYQQGELAGYEVREYLLEKWHRTCAYCSATGVPLEIEHIVPRSRGGSDRVSNLTLACRACNQRKGNQSIEDFLKRQPALLRQIQAQAQAPLQDAAAVNATRWALFAALKAQGLPVETGSGGRTKFNRSRLNLPKTHALDASCVGAVDQVRDWNRPVLAIRATGRGTYSRTRLDRFGFPRGYLIREKRVHGFQTGDWVRAEVPAGKRAGVHVGRVAVRRTGAFNIQTQDATVQGISYRHCRVLQRADGYGYAFQSKPDAEKARRAA from the coding sequence ATGGCGGTATTCGTACTCGACAAACAGAAACATCCGCTGATGCCGTGCACGGAGAAACGCGCGCGGCTGTTGCTGGAGCGCGGACGCGCGGTGGTGGTGCGTCTGGCCCCCTTCACGATTCGCCTGAAGGATCGGATCGGCGGGGCGCTTCAACCACTGCGCCTGAAGCTCGATCCGGGCAGTCGCGTCACGGGGCTGGCGCTGGTGCGCGAATCCGAGACCTGTGATGCGGACACGGGCGCGGTCGAGCGCCTGGAGCATGGACTGTGGTTCGGGGAACTGGCGCATCGCGGTCAGGCGATCCGGGAGACCCTGGGGCAACGGCGTCACTTGCGCCGGGCGCGTCGGTCTCGCAAGACCCGCTACCGAGCCGCGCGCTTCCTGAATCGCACCCGCCGCACGGGCTGGCTCCCACCCTCGGTACAGCATCGAGTCGAGAGCACCGTCAACTGGGTGAAGCGTCTGCGGCGGCTGGCGCCGATCACCGCCCTCAGTCAGGAATTGGTGCGGTTCGACACCCAAGCCCTGCAGAACCCGGAGATCAGCGGGGTCGAATATCAGCAGGGCGAACTGGCCGGTTACGAAGTGCGCGAATATCTGCTAGAGAAGTGGCACCGCACCTGTGCCTATTGCAGCGCAACGGGCGTACCGCTGGAGATCGAGCACATCGTGCCGCGCTCGCGTGGCGGCTCGGACCGGGTCTCGAATCTGACGCTCGCCTGCCGAGCCTGCAATCAGCGCAAGGGGAACCAGTCCATCGAGGACTTTCTGAAACGCCAACCGGCGCTCCTGCGCCAGATCCAGGCGCAGGCCCAAGCGCCGCTCCAGGACGCCGCCGCCGTCAATGCCACGCGCTGGGCGCTGTTCGCGGCCCTGAAAGCTCAGGGGCTTCCCGTCGAGACCGGCTCCGGCGGACGGACCAAGTTCAACCGCTCCCGCTTGAACCTCCCCAAGACCCACGCCTTGGATGCCAGCTGTGTTGGCGCCGTCGATCAGGTGCGCGACTGGAACCGCCCGGTCCTGGCCATCCGGGCCACCGGACGTGGCACCTACAGTCGCACGCGTCTCGATCGCTTCGGCTTTCCGCGCGGCTACCTCATCCGTGAAAAGCGCGTCCACGGCTTCCAGACCGGCGATTGGGTGCGTGCCGAAGTGCCCGCCGGGAAGAGGGCCGGCGTGCATGTCGGGCGCGTGGCGGTGCGCCGAACCGGAGCGTTCAACATTCAGACCCAGGACGCCACCGTTCAGGGGATTTCCTATCGCCATTGCCGCGTCCTTCAACGCGCTGACGGCTATGGTTACGCCTTTCAATCTAAACCAGACGCGGAGAAGGCGAGACGGGCGGCCTAG